A genomic region of Lytechinus pictus isolate F3 Inbred chromosome 2, Lp3.0, whole genome shotgun sequence contains the following coding sequences:
- the LOC129253888 gene encoding NFX1-type zinc finger-containing protein 1-like isoform X2, whose protein sequence is MERGGQRGGYQGWRDRRGREGHRGGRGRGGGRGNDRGELRRDRDEDGGDWRRGRDEDGGDWRRGRGGGGGGGWRGNRPRGEDREHNDGGDDENGNRRGVSHQDQQRRPRTVYPLGYKALESLLSKDPDEAAQELGSLKQGLGKLVDLSEIRYDLISLLLQVYHHVCQAQVSNETINMLLDMLGRSGFINRHLTRHLIAMRTERSSAKLRVMPRSIKDIAQVLSELQQRLPSYLTDVEVAATLLEDAVRYAEKRNIIVDDTVQEEVRQLIRFHETIQQEKLKKQRTDTEPKEPPPDNFREHSVFPTSDELTDNSLRPYLRANIKKGKYDSVEHYLDVQFRLLREDFVRPLREGISAYKISTARPGKRDKRFQDIRLYYDVTLDEPLYSQSGVTFRIHFDETKLKGVRWQSSKRLIYGSLVILSPDDFKTLVFGTVANRKPDDLAKGFIEIKLERDKEIAEIFTEKTFIMAESSAYFEAYRHVLSRIQDVTEQSLPLTDYIISASPMVHAPAYIRNNVSIEYDLSPLVSDDVPNAKQTAMRIKTVRILDDREWKRLGNTGLDESQLRAVKAALTQEMTVIQGPPGTGKTYIGLKIVHTLLQNKHIWKEGRDFALAGTTRRTNKPILLVCYTNHALDQFLEGVAAYNSEGIVRVGGRSSSEALKRFNLNSLRSSKLREETPRHVRRRIGEVRGEIESLGREVKGLQDKINQTRKGLLHERVLKKHMTDAQENSLSQGNFSMIKGQSLLVHWLLGDVQMGFLTGDLDIREDKEAQDEEGDDEGEEQLDILEDADILEEMRRLDVDDLRNRIFTGDTNVDDDTLAFRLNDIDNMEAGEWHQDRRQLKHRKRNLERKLRSNERMDDQEAQAVRNIWRLEEAGRWRLYRYWAHLHRNESHYQLVEMQRRFTNVCQELREARSQEDFEILKNASVIGMTTTGAAKFHMLLQRIQPRITVVEEAAEVLEAHIVTALTESCQHLVLIGDHQQLRPSPTVFKLATQYHLDISLFERMINNEVPHQQLILQHRMRPEISRLMRMERLYPYLEDAVSVKKFDDILGVTKNIFFLHHEKEEDSVDEMKSHSNIHEAKFLVGLCRYFLQQGYLPEQITILTTYSGQLFAFKRRMKKTDFEGIRVATVDNFQGEENDIILLSLVRSNKEGSAGFLKIDNRICVALSRARKGLYCIGNFKLLAEQNITGQSLWREIVKDAEVYGNIGKTMKLQCRNHPGTQNEVSNEDDFAKVPEGGCSLPCEARLSCGHVCRMPCHPTDMNHENYKCRQKCTKIICTSGHRCMKLCYQPCDTQCLRMVNKELPCGHSQKVSCSKNTSNVICESQCRRILDCRHRCKEPCGKKCTEKCEEMVRHSDWPCGHNVKVKCSDGPESCPAPCSEMLSCEHQCRGTCGKCHQGRLHAFCREKCDRTLVCGHPCLSTCAADCPPCTRKCDNRCQHSKCKKKCGEPCVPCAEKCTWWCQHFRCRAECGQPCDRKPCNEPCTVQLKCGHPCIGLCGEPCPKKCRICDKDEVTRIMFGDEDDDDARFVELEDCKHVVEANALDKWMKTDTGSDNTSGTISIKLKECPWCKKPIRRNLRYGNTIKQALNDINAVKRNIFGNETTINYLRQSLRDKLSLEVETMDMLATSKDWKLFPRETDAHRFYSMISSTSALSHGEVTALQNRVAFLEELRDLSKRLQSLPSSSLNKLHMKQVKGDIQVLQKWLCQEPINRMSQQQTNDANMEAKRLDLILKLFKILAEIPAAREKARKEVKDVEMLIFDGRAMTAKRADEVVHLLKEIASKSGALGITEKERREIVSAIGLAKGHWYKCPKGHVYAIGDCGRAVQSSRCPECGSGIGGTGYRLTEGNRVATEME, encoded by the exons ATGGAACGTGGCGGACAGAGGGGCGGCTATCAAGGTTGGAGAGATAGAAGGGGGCGAGAAGGCCACCGAGGGGGACGAGGAAGGGGTGGAGGGAGAGGAAATGACAGAGGAGAATTGAGGAgggatagagatgaagatggaGGAGATTGGAGAAGGGGAAGAGATGAAGATGGAGGAGATTGGAGaaggggaagaggaggaggaggtggtggTGGATGGAGAGGCAACCGTCCACGAGGAGAAGATCGTGAACATAACGATGGCGGAGATGACGAAAATGG GAACCGTCGTGGTGTATCTCACCAAGACCAACAAAGGAGACCTCGTACAGTCTATCCACTAGGCTACAAAGCATTAGAATCGCTCCTTTCAAAAGACCCAGATGAGGCAGCTCAAGAATTAGGTTCTCTGAAACAAGGTCTTGGCAAGCTTGTAGATTTGTCGGAAATACGTTATGACCTGATATCACTATTGCTTCAGGTCTATCACCATGTCTGCCAGGCACAGGTGTCCAATGAAACTATCAATATGCTTTTAGATATGCTCGGAAGGAGTGGCTTCATTAACAGACATCTCACTCGCCATCTTATTGCGATGCGTACCGAAAGGAGTAGCGCCAAACTACGGGTCATGCCCCGATCCATTAAGGACATTGCTCAAGTCTTGTCAGAGCTACAGCAACGTCTCCCGAGTTACCTTACAGATGTGGAAGTTGCTGCAACACTCCTTGAAGACGCTGTCCGATACGCAGAGAAAAGGAACATAATTGTCGATGACACAGTCCAAGAAGAGGTACGACAACTTATAAGATTTCACGAGACAATTCAACAAGAAAAGCTGAAGAAGCAACGTACCGACACCGAACCCAAAGAACCCCCGCCAGATAACTTCCGTGAACACAGTGTGTTTCCAACCTCCGACGAATTGACAGATAATTCTCTTCGTCCTTACCTTCGGgcaaacataaaaaaagggaaatatgaCAGCGTTGAGCATTATCTCGACGTCCAATTCCGTCTTCTTCGCGAAGACTTTGTCCGTCCACTAAGAGAAGGTATAAGTGCGTACAAGATATCCACAGCTCGTCCAGGGAAGCGGGACAAACGCTTTCAAGACATTCGTCTGTACTACGATGTAACATTAGATGAACCACTCTATTCCCAAAGCGGAGTTACATTCAGAATTCACTTTGATGAGACAAAGCTTAAAGGTGTTCGTTGGCAATCATCGAAGCGATTGATCTATGGTTCACTCGTCATCTTGTCACCTGATGATTTCAAGACCCTCGTCTTCGGTACAGTTGCAAACCGAAAGCCTGATGATTTGGCAAAAGGTTTCATAGAAATTAAGCTGGAAAGGGACAAGGAAATTGCAGAGATCTTCACTGAAAAGACATTTATAATGGCAGAGTCTTCCGCTTACTTCGAAGCTTACAGACATGTCCTGAGCCGCATACAAGATGTCACTGAGCAGTCACTGCCCCTAACTGATTACATTATATCGGCATCACCAATGGTACATGCACCTGCTTACATACGGAACAACGTGTCCATCGAATACGACCTATCACCTCTCGTCTCTGATGACGTTCCTAACGCAAAGCAAACTGCAATGCGTATAAAGACCGTGAGGATTCTTGATGATCGCGAATGGAAAAGGCTAGGGAACACTGgccttgacgaatctcagcttCGCGCCGTAAAAGCTGCGCTTACTCAAGAAATGACAGTCATACAAGGCCCACCTGGCACTGGGAAAACTTACATTGGGTTAAAGATAGTTCACACTCTTCTCCAAAACAAGCATATTTGGAAGGAAGGTCGAGATTTTGCACTTGCCGGAACTACACGGCGAACGAACAAACCAATCCTTCTCGTTTGCTACACAAACCACGCTTTAGATCAATTTCTCGAAGGGGTTGCAGCGTATAATAGTGAAGGAATTGTGAGAGTTGGAGGTCGAAGTTCCAGTGAGGCTCTGAAGCGGTTCAACTTAAATTCACTCAGGAGCTCAAAGCTTCGGGAAGAGACACCTCGACATGTGAGACGTAGGATCGGTGAGGTTCGTGGAGAAATTGAAAGCCTAGGGAGAGAAGTCAAAGGCCTTCAAGACAAGATTAACCAAACAAGGAAAGGTCTTCTTCATGAAAGAGTCCTCAAGAAGCACATGACAGACGCACAAGAAAACAGTCTCAGTCAAGGCAACTTCTCTATGATAAAGGGCCAGTCCCTTTTGGTACATTGGCTCCTTGGTGATGTACAGATGGGATTTCTAACTGGTGACCTCGATATTCGTGAAGATAAGGAAGCGCAAGATGAAGAAGGAGATGATGAAGGAGAAGAACAGCTGGATATCTTAGAAGATGCAGATATTCTTGAAGAGATGAGACGCCTAGACGTTGACGACTTACGAAATAGAATATTCACAGGAGATACCAATGTCGATGATGATACTTTGGCATTCAGACTTAACGATATTGACAACATGGAAGCCGGAGAGTGGCACCAGGACAGAAGGCAATTAAAACACAGAAAGCGCAACCTAGAGAGAAAGCTGAGGAGCAATGAAAGAATGGACGACCAAGAGGCGCAAGCTGTTAGGAACATTTGGCGTCTTGAAGAAGCAGGGCGATGGAGACTGTACCGATATTGGGCCCACTTACACCGCAATGAATCTCACTATCAGCTCGTGGAAATGCAACGACGTTTCACGAATGTTTGTCAGGAACTCCGCGAGGCTCGCAGCCAAGAAGATTTTGAGATACTTAAAAATGCTTCAGTCATAGGTATGACAACAACTGGAGCTGCAAAGTTCCATATGCTTCTTCAAAGAATCCAACCGAGAATAACTGTAGTCGAGGAAGCTGCAGAGGTATTAGAAGCACACATCGTAACTGCATTGACCGAGTCATGCCAACATCTCGTACTGATCGGAGATCACCAACAACTTCGGCCAAGTCCTACTGTCTTCAAGTTAGCTACGCAGTATCACCTGGACATATCTTTATTTGAACGTATGATAAATAATGAAGTTCCTCACCAGCAACTGATCCTACAACATAGAATGAGACCTGAAATTTCCCGCCTCATGAGGATGGAACGATTGTACCCATATCTTGAAGATGCCGTATCTGTGAAGAAATTCGATGATATCCTAGGTGTTACAAAGAACATCTTCTTTCTTCACCATGAAAAGGAAGAAGACTCTGTGGATGAAATGAAGAGTCACTCAAACATTCACGAGGCCAAATTCTTAGTAGGGCTTTGTAGGTATTTTTTGCAGCAAGGATACCTACCAGAGCAGATCACCATCTTGACGACATATTCCGGTCAACTCTTTGCCTTCAAGAGGAGAATGaaaaagactgactttgaagGCATCAGGGTTGCTACTGTTGACAACTTTCAAGGAGAAGAAAACGACATAATTCTACTCTCTCTCGTTCGCAGCAACAAGGAGGGAAGCGCTGGTTTCTTGAAGATTGACAACAGAATCTGTGTAGCGCTCTCGAGAGCAAGAAAAGGGCTCTACTGCATTGGAAATTTTAAACTCCTTGCAGAACAGAACATTACTGGGCAAAGCTTGTGGAGAGAAATCGTAAAGGATGCTGAGGTGTATGGCAACATTGGGAAGACCATGAAACTCCAGTGCAGAAACCATCCTGGGACACAGAATGAGGTATCGAATGAAGATGATTTCGCGAAAGTCCCGGAAGGCGGATGTTCCCTACCATGTGAGGCACGTCTTAGCTGTGGTCATGTTTGTCGAATGCCATGCCACCCTACGGACATGAACCATGAAAACTACAAGTGTCGTCAAAAGTGTACGAAGATTATCTGTACGTCGGGTCATAGATGTATGAAGCTGTGCTACCAGCCATGTGATACTCAATGCCTACGAATGGTCAACAAGGAACTGCCTTGTGGCCACTCCCAGAAAGTGTCCTGCTCTAAAAATACATCAAATGTTATCTGCGAATCGCAATGCCGTAGGATATTGGATTGCAGGCATCGATGCAAGGAGCCATGTGGAAAGAAATGTACAGAGAAATGTGAGGAAATGGTTCGTCATTCTGACTGGCCCTGTGGTCATAATGTCAAAGTCAAGTGCTCTGATGGTCCCGAGTCTTGTCCAGCACCTTGCTCAGAGATGCTGAGCTGTGAGCATCAGTGCAGGGGTACGTGCGGAAAGTGCCATCAAGGACGTCTTCATGCATTCTGCAGAGAAAAATGCGATCGTACACTTGTTTGCGGACATCCATGCCTGTCGACATGTGCTGCAGATTGCCCACCATGTACAAGAAAGTGCGATAACAGATGTCAACATAGCAAATGCAAGAAGAAATGTGGAGAACCATGTGTCCCTTGTGCAGAGAAGTGCACCTGGTGGTGCCAACATTTCCGCTGTAGGGCAGAGTGTGGACAACCTTGCGATAGAAAACCGTGTAATGAACCTTGCACAGTCCAGTTGAAGTGTGGCCATCCTTGCATTGGACTTTGTGGCGAACCCTGCCCCAAAAAGTGCCGAATCTGTGATAAGGATGAAGTGACTAGGATCATGTTTGGCGacgaagatgacgatgatgctCG ATTCGTGGAGTTAGAAGATTGCAAGCACGTGGTTGAAGCAAATGCTCTGGACAAATGGATGAAGACGGACACCGGAAGTGATAACACATCAGGGACAATATCAATCAAG CTGAAAGAATGTCCGTGGTGCAAAAAACCCATACGGCGCAACCTCCGATACGGAAACACCATCAAACAAGCCCTTAACGACATAAACGCTGTGAAAAGAAACATCTTTGGAAACGAAACTACAATAAACTATCTCCGACAGTCACTTCGTGATAAGCTGAGTCTGGAAGTAGAGACCATGGATATGTTAGCAACCTCAAAAGATTGGAAACTGTTCCCAAGAGAAACAGATGCCCATCGATTCTACAGCATGATCAGTTCGACATCTGCTTTGAGCCATGGGGAAGTTACCGCCTTGCAAAACAGAGTCGCGTTCTTGGAGGAATTGAGAGACCTGTCCAAACGTCTTCAATCACTACCATCCTCATCTCTAAATAAGTTGCACATGAAACAGGTGAAGGGTGATATACAAGTCCTTCAGAAGTGGTTGTGCCAGGAGCCAATCAACAGGATGTCCCAACAGCAGACCAATGATGCCAACATGGAAGCAAAAAGACTCGATCTAATCCTGAAGCTCTTCAAGATCCTTGCTGAAATACCAGCAGCTCGTGAAAAAGCAAGAAAGGAGGTGAAAGATGTCGAGATGCTAATTTTTGACGGAAGGGCAATGACCGCCAAAAGAGCTGATGAAGTCGTACATCTACTCAAGGAGATCGCTTCAAAGTCCGGCGCACTAGGAATTACTGAGAAGGAGAGAAGGGAAATAGTCTCAGCCATAGGTCTGGCGAAAGGCCATTGGTATAAATGTCCCAAAGGCCACGTCTATGCCATTGGGGATTGTGGTCGTGCTGTGCAGAGTTCGAGGTGCCCCGAGTGTGGTTCAGGAATCGGAGGAACCGGCTACCGTTTAACAGAGGGCAATAGGGTTGCTACAGAGATGGAATGA